The sequence below is a genomic window from Mercenaria mercenaria strain notata chromosome 14, MADL_Memer_1, whole genome shotgun sequence.
TGATGATTCGGCGTGCACTCACAGTTCAAATGCGTTTCAGTACTTCATACCCCATGATACATGCTTTCTTAAATGAAAGCGTATGAAAACTGCTGAGTTGGCATAAGGGTTTATTTctcttcatattttgaaaattttatgaattGAGGAATTGTTTATTAATTGTTTTGCTAATGTTATGTTTATTCTAGAAAAAGAGAACTTAGCAAACTATGAAGTAACACTTGACCAAGACTGGACTATTTTGTTTGATGTTCCAAACATACAAGTTAACCATCCACAAGTGATCAGCAGTTTTGGATATCCGAAAACCTATGctcaaaatacattttacaaatggAATATAACTTTGATTGATGGACCTGTCTTTTTACAATTTGTGGATATATCTCTACGCGTTTATGAGGTGAGTAATCATTGGTTTTCGTGCCTTTTTCGATTAAGTGTACATATGCGACGGGATTTGCAAATTTATATACTGCTTAGAGATGgcacctaaaaattcaaattgcatctgatattactttctgttgaaaacttaataccgAAGTACCTCAAATATATTATGGTTTAACTTTCAAACCTCACTTTTCTTTGCTGAATCCGAAAAATTTGgacctacttggaaaagtgaagccagtgacagataactcttctaggattatttagttatctgaacaaagtatgcatagattcggatgtgtttccctaaaatatagtttacttcaagatctattaATAATCATTCAATcaaaaaagttgagcattatcttttattttcaaatgaactaattcaaagacattgttttattaatttctgCCGATAATTTATAGGTATGGTATGATGATAGGAAAGAAAACTTTattcatgagaaaaaatataaaaagactgtATGAATTTTACCACATTGAATCCtgcaacattttacaaaattcgtttgccaagaatagTCAAGGCCGCAAAATGTATGAATTgaaaacagagcgatataaaactgtatattctatctgatggtcataccaaaaccataccaaaactGTGCTGAatgaagttatttcacttttttgacACGCACCTTGTgcttacatttttttaatgtacctaatttgcatattgaccgaggcgtgcggaAGCGCATTTAACCTTGCGGAATCGGCCGTTACAGAAACTGCTGTTAATATAATGCAAAtgttctttagtataaataaaatggttgtgttagttaaaaataaatgacaatcacatttctttagctaatctgccaaaaaaacaacaacgaagcCGGTGTCGTTGTCAAAAGTTCCCGTACTTACTGCACGTGCTATGTTTAAATATTGCTAGTATGCGAtaagcgatatgcgcttcagattttgtacttgatttgttgttgCTGTCGTTGAATACGTAGCCTAAGCTACCATCTCTATACTGCTTAAAGTGTGTAAGTTTTTATCAAAGATTCATTTTTATCGTATATGAGTAAATtaacacaaatataaatatataccaCAGGacgtttaacatgtacatttgttgCAATACTGAAAATAACCTTAAACTTACTAAAAGAAAtatcaatacaaatatattctacatatttGCATAGTGGCTTACCTTAGAATCAAATTCATAACATGTTAAGTATGTTAAATAAGACATTGTAAtgatcaaagccttgaaatgtctgatggttgcgggtttttgatagatttattttctgtttaaatgccagtctatgaatatacatgaatgagaaacaaatacaaatttaattggTCTCAtaatctaagatgaactctgcctgaccctgtttgtgatgtaaccatgggttGGAGTACCTTATCagtgatagatcttatataatctaaatggccagtgcgAGTGGATATAggctgaataagaactgcttgttcgttgataattcatccgcattgttaaTGAATGGGACtgttttgtgtagcacatgaacatcctttggatgtgattcggaatcaaataaagatgctatgattgtcagaaatacactttaactttggtagcgggataaacccgcaaccaaaaattgctttttaaaCATTCCCGTGTGTCTTTGTAGTCTTAAACCTAAAGATCAAAGTTTAAACCAATCAGAAAGTGAGACTGAAGAAAATATAGCAGTAAATGCTTAGACTTTAAGAAAGCTTCATAAAGTCTGTAAATTTTTCGCAGGCCATTAAATCTACTCCAAAATAGTGATTTGTCGTTAAATGAAGTCTTGTTTAGAGTTCAAATGCGAGGAAATCATATCATGAGGGCGCAATCAAAGTGATATAAAAATACGCATCTTAATATGACTaataataaatgttaataaaagaCAATTAAGCAGTGTTTGAGATGCATTTTACTTTGATTCATATAACATATCAATTATAATTATCTTCATCGTTGGCGCCATACACTAAAGACAGTAGACTGTTTCGTTCTGTTTTCTTTCCAAGCCTGCCGCTATGACAAATGATACTATGACGTACTTATTATGATAGATAAATAGTTATCTTGTTTCTAATAGCACATGGTTTATGTCTTCTTTTTTAATAGGAAACAAATCAAGTCGTTTGGGAGTAAATCATAAAATCCATAAAACGATCGTTAAAGATGAGCATTATATGCAATCAAATGGCAGGGTagttttgactgagtctgttcatgagagcaATGAAAAAATTCACCATCCCTCACTAATGTACATTAAATATCAGCTGTCTACATATTGCTGTATGAAATTGGCAAAACTTTGTACTCGTATTTCAGGAGTCAGAATTTCAAAACAACATGGGTTGCCGAGATACTATCATCGTTTCAGACTTTGATATCATTAACCCACTAACACATATCAAGGAGTATTTTATGAATGTAAATAAACACACACAAACGTACTTTGGAATCCGAAGAATCTATGTGTTATTAAATAGTGATGATAATGGTAGAATTGTCGGAGTACCTCAAGCCGACGATGAGGTCACTCCTCTATATCTCGGACTGTTGTCATGTTCTGATGGTAAACTGGCTGAGCGAGGACGCGGATTTCGTGCATATGTTGCATTATCAGGTATGTGTATATGTTATTTCGGTAATTAAAACTCTGTTTATGCTGATATATATAAAAACTCTGTTTCCATGATTCCATCGAGCAAACATAGCATATTTTCTTCCAGCTTGACCTGATTCCGAGTGCATCAACTTGTATACCTCTGTACACGTTGACAGTTAGTGTAAAAGAGATTTGTCAGTAACTGATAAGACCTCAAAAGTAAATACACTTAAAAGATATTCACTAAATACAACACTTGAAATAATTTCCATAAATACAACATAATTAAGAAGACACTTGAAAAATATCCATATATACAACATAATTAAGAAggcatttgaaataatttccttAAATACAACAGAATTTTGAAGACACTTGAAATAATTTCCATAAATACAACATTATAAAGGagtcatttcaaatattttcttaactAAGGAGGCACTTGATACATTTATTATTACGAGTAAGCAGACACATGAACGATATTCCCTaaatacagttaaaataatttccataAAGACAGCATTATTAAGAAGACACCTAAGGTTAAATGATTCAAGAAATTGTAGCAGACGGAATTAGCATAAGAACGACATTGCCTTTCACTTTAAAAACACCACTAGTAAACATCTGCCATGTATTAAGCGTCCATAGAACATCAAGAAGTGTAAATGATTAGATGATAAAGCATGAAACAAATCCATTTCATGGTCAGAATCTAATTGACCACATCCACGAGCATTAAGATGACATAATTGATTGAATAAGTCagatacaaacaaaaaataaatattttgaatgaaataatcaTTATGGATGAAAATGAAATCTCTGTTTCATACATTCACGTGTAAAAAGACATTATTATGTTCAATCTCCTATGCAACCAAATATCATAATTAAgttacattcatttttttatttataccaGTCATATCATTGTATGAAGGATTCTCATGAGGATGTCTTACAATGCGTGCCAAAACGTTTATTGTGTTTACATAAAATGAGTGTTATACACAACACATAGTCGATGAAACTTAATTTCATTGATTTCATTGTTTCAGAATTACCGGTATGTTGGTCGGGGTCATCAGACTCCACGTCATGTAAAGGTTCTTCGATGGAACTTATTTCGCCTGCATTTCTTGGGATGTATGACATCAGTCCAGAATACAGATATACATTCTTGTTTGAATCCCCTCATCATGATGTTATTATGATCAAGATCACAGATTTTGATATCAGTTGTTATGCAGGTTTGAAAAAGATTTTATACCTcgttttaaatcttaaatttcaaTCTTATCCGTTTTTTCTCAGAtttctttcatacatttttattctttaatcTCCAAACAATAAATAGACTCGCCAACATTAGAATATTAACATAACATTTATAAGATAATTCTGTTGATAGGTTTACTACGTTTACACGGTATGTGTTAACGCCTTATAAAAAgtcttttcaaaagtaaaacatAACTATATGATAAATATCGGAACGATTTACAATGTACTCGTATATCTTAAATCGGGATTTTTTGGAGAGATGAAGCTAATGATGTTAAGAGTTTGTAGCACTAAATACacattaaatataataatataatcttATGCTTCATGTAATTTTACTTAATGATTGCAGTTAAGGaaaacatggtgtaataggccttaatttcaccaaaaaagcgtacatacaacttgacaatgtaagttttaaagctgtcaaacgatagaaataaggtgcatattgacaagttatatagtgacagaagttctcaaaaatttcttAAAGATTACCTCCcatgataattttagtttttcatgagttatctcccctgaaaactagaaaaaaagattttcttctttttcttatggggaattttagatttctttttgatatttgtattagaatcatataatgcagcttccTACCACAAAATATTCttgaaactcaagttcagattctcataatcaaagaaattatatatttcccataggcgtcaatgttaacttcaataccgattatctcccccaaaatgataaaattttaaaatctctcggtgaaaagtttttaattttgaatgtctttaaagtgatcaaatttcatttaaatattaccatccagttacaagatatgaaatttggctattacaccatgttatccttaaaaaacACTAAATTATTTCCAGTAAAAGCGTCCCAGAGTTAATACAATTACCCATTCTTTGATATGGCCGTTATTTGGTTTTATTACCTTTGCTTACTTAGggcttatacatgtacatttggcTCATGTTTTCATTTGGCCTTGAACCCTGTACTTACGCTGTTTCTTTTCAGACTCTGTATTTCAAATGGTTGCTGAACCTGGCGATATACAATACTGTAACAAAAATGTTGTCTACGAGGAACAGTTTTACATGGCAAAGCTCTTTCATATCCACTATTCCAAGTATACCCTCGAAAATTGTGAAAATTCGGTT
It includes:
- the LOC123526773 gene encoding uncharacterized protein LOC123526773 → MKVYNQKAFVIDKSTDLEIPQTFLLSEPITARYIRLYPTSFVNTSAPCMRFELLGCRTTEKENLANYEVTLDQDWTILFDVPNIQVNHPQVISSFGYPKTYAQNTFYKWNITLIDGPVFLQFVDISLRVYEESEFQNNMGCRDTIIVSDFDIINPLTHIKEYFMNVNKHTQTYFGIRRIYVLLNSDDNGRIVGVPQADDEVTPLYLGLLSCSDGKLAERGRGFRAYVALSELPVCWSGSSDSTSCKGSSMELISPAFLGMYDISPEYRYTFLFESPHHDVIMIKITDFDISCYADSVFQMVAEPGDIQYCNKNVVYEEQFYMAKLFHIHYSKYTLENCENSVFPEGFGLVYKMIPDTNLNPTFVEEDSHGHTKKEGNIFVYSLMHF